The Streptomyces sp. SS1-1 genome has a segment encoding these proteins:
- a CDS encoding bifunctional GNAT family N-acetyltransferase/NUDIX hydrolase: MILDPLPLTPDHDIPAPLLTELTALYASNRAFQALSGDFPDPDDIRPEQVAAALADELAVPGAEVLLARSAGRLVGVVITLARHPDPEDPDPWIGLLMVDASAQRQGHGTRLAALVEERLRAEGRTGVRLAVLDGNAPALAFWTSLGYEPIGHGEDREHGRPCTVLRKSLPGTPRAVLEGGRVAVLDPAGAVFLFRYADDEAGPHWALPGGSPSGDETPREAAARELRAETGWTDLEPGPLLATWDHDFTHQGIPVRRREHIYLALTDRREPAGPHLGPSGDILGWHWWTAPELLAPTEPLWPPDLARLLAAYGADGDA; encoded by the coding sequence GTGATCCTCGACCCCCTCCCGCTGACCCCCGACCACGACATCCCGGCCCCGCTCCTCACCGAGCTGACGGCCCTCTACGCGTCGAACCGCGCGTTCCAGGCGCTCAGCGGCGACTTCCCCGACCCGGACGACATCCGGCCGGAGCAGGTCGCGGCGGCCCTGGCCGACGAGCTGGCGGTGCCGGGCGCCGAGGTCCTGCTCGCGCGCAGCGCCGGACGGCTGGTCGGCGTCGTGATCACCCTCGCCCGGCACCCCGACCCCGAGGACCCCGACCCGTGGATCGGGCTGCTGATGGTGGACGCCTCCGCCCAGCGCCAGGGCCACGGCACCCGGCTCGCCGCCCTCGTGGAGGAGCGCCTGCGCGCCGAGGGCCGCACCGGCGTCCGCCTCGCCGTCCTCGACGGCAACGCCCCGGCCCTCGCCTTCTGGACGTCCCTCGGCTACGAGCCGATCGGCCACGGCGAGGACCGCGAGCACGGCCGGCCCTGCACGGTCCTGCGCAAGTCCCTGCCCGGCACCCCGCGGGCCGTGCTCGAGGGCGGCCGGGTGGCCGTGCTCGACCCCGCCGGGGCGGTGTTCCTCTTCCGCTACGCCGACGACGAGGCCGGCCCGCACTGGGCGCTCCCGGGCGGCTCTCCGTCCGGCGACGAGACGCCCCGCGAGGCCGCCGCCCGCGAACTGCGCGCGGAGACCGGCTGGACGGACCTGGAGCCGGGCCCCCTCCTGGCCACCTGGGACCACGACTTCACCCACCAGGGCATCCCCGTCCGGCGCCGGGAGCACATCTACCTGGCGCTGACGGACCGCCGCGAGCCGGCCGGCCCGCACCTCGGCCCGTCCGGCGACATCCTCGGCTGGCACTGGTGGACCGCCCCCGAACTCCTCGCGCCCACCGAGCCGTTGTGGCCCCCGGACCTGGCCCGGTTGCTGGCCGCGTACGGCGCGGACGGGGACGCCTGA
- a CDS encoding M1 family metallopeptidase, which translates to MSRTAAAVPAVLSALLAVALTACGGVDGTPGGPGVRDPYFPKAGNGGYDVRHYALDLSYDPAGRHLAGTAEITARAGQDLSAFDLDLSGLDVERVEVEGRPARFSRNGQELVVRPHDELDAGQTFRTVVHYSGTPRTLTDPDGSEEGWLRTAGGGALALGEPTGSMAWFPGNHHPSDKALYDITVSVPEGTEVVSNGELAERRTTGGRTAFHWRSAEPMASYLATLAIGDYTLHRSTVRTAAGHDLPVLSAVVPSEAGPAGKALERLPEVVRWGEETFGPYPFSSTGVIVAGEGDADYALETQYRPVFPGTPGTGLLVHEMAHQWFGDSVTPESWRDMWLNEGFATYAEWLWEEEHGGDSAQETFDALYDHGEDEYEDLWSFPPAEPSGAAHISDEPVYSRGAMVLHKIRQTVGDKAFRALVRGWTAKHRHGNADTEDFTSYVERTAPDEDFTPIWRDWLYGEGRPEHP; encoded by the coding sequence GTGTCCCGTACCGCGGCGGCCGTCCCCGCCGTCCTGAGCGCCCTGCTCGCCGTCGCCCTCACGGCGTGCGGCGGAGTCGACGGCACCCCCGGCGGCCCGGGCGTGCGCGACCCGTACTTCCCCAAGGCCGGCAACGGCGGCTACGACGTGCGCCACTACGCCCTCGACCTGTCCTACGACCCCGCCGGGCGGCACCTCGCCGGCACCGCCGAGATCACCGCGCGCGCGGGGCAGGACCTGTCCGCCTTCGACCTGGACCTGAGCGGACTGGACGTCGAACGGGTCGAGGTGGAGGGCCGCCCCGCCCGCTTCAGCCGCAACGGGCAGGAACTGGTCGTGCGGCCGCACGACGAACTCGACGCCGGCCAGACCTTCCGGACCGTCGTCCACTACTCCGGCACCCCCCGGACGCTCACCGACCCGGACGGCTCCGAGGAGGGTTGGCTGCGCACCGCCGGGGGCGGGGCGCTCGCGCTGGGGGAGCCGACCGGGTCCATGGCGTGGTTCCCCGGCAACCACCACCCGTCCGACAAGGCGCTCTACGACATCACCGTGAGCGTGCCGGAGGGGACCGAGGTGGTGTCCAACGGGGAGCTCGCGGAGCGGCGCACCACCGGCGGCCGTACGGCCTTCCACTGGCGTTCGGCCGAGCCCATGGCCTCGTATCTGGCCACCCTCGCCATCGGCGACTACACCCTTCACCGGTCCACCGTGCGCACGGCGGCGGGCCACGACCTGCCCGTCCTGTCCGCTGTCGTCCCCTCGGAGGCCGGGCCCGCCGGGAAGGCGCTGGAGCGGCTGCCGGAGGTCGTGCGCTGGGGCGAGGAGACGTTCGGGCCGTACCCCTTCTCCTCCACCGGCGTGATCGTCGCCGGTGAGGGGGACGCGGACTACGCCCTGGAGACCCAGTACCGGCCCGTCTTCCCCGGCACCCCCGGCACCGGGCTGCTGGTGCACGAGATGGCCCACCAGTGGTTCGGCGACTCGGTGACGCCCGAGAGCTGGCGGGACATGTGGCTGAACGAGGGCTTCGCGACGTACGCGGAGTGGTTGTGGGAGGAGGAGCACGGCGGCGACAGCGCGCAGGAGACCTTCGACGCGCTCTACGACCACGGCGAGGACGAGTACGAGGACCTGTGGTCCTTCCCGCCCGCCGAGCCGTCCGGCGCCGCCCACATCTCCGACGAACCCGTGTACTCGCGCGGCGCGATGGTGCTCCACAAGATCCGGCAGACCGTCGGCGACAAGGCGTTCCGGGCCCTCGTGCGGGGCTGGACGGCGAAGCACCGCCACGGCAACGCGGACACCGAGGACTTCACGTCCTACGTCGAACGGACGGCCCCCGACGAGGACTTCACCCCCATCTGGCGGGACTGGCTGTACGGGGAGGGCAGGCCCGAGCACCCCTGA